A DNA window from Bombus vancouverensis nearcticus chromosome 6, iyBomVanc1_principal, whole genome shotgun sequence contains the following coding sequences:
- the LOC117157942 gene encoding LOW QUALITY PROTEIN: uncharacterized protein LOC117157942 (The sequence of the model RefSeq protein was modified relative to this genomic sequence to represent the inferred CDS: inserted 2 bases in 1 codon; deleted 3 bases in 2 codons; substituted 1 base at 1 genomic stop codon), with amino-acid sequence MHGGRGVCQWCARSSLVETRQNPRPRTTTSKSSNNSNNNSSRRKRRRRRRRRRRWNSISSSSSSSSGSSSSSSRSRSSGNARRCAVLTTFRRVGASRRFSRGGGGNSSRDNNNGXSTRFKKVVRDGGYSCDCXPLSLYDDDGGGDDDGGGAALLLFCRGAFDPTNRASSLQRFRGGVSQFYYSGLLRPQQQRRRRQNHTTTWYMQHVY; translated from the exons ATGCACGGCGGCCGCGGTGTGTGCCAGTGGTGTGCGCGCTCGTCGCTCGTGGAAACCCGCCAAAACCCGCGGCCGCGAACAACCACCAGCAAGAGCAGCAACAATAGCAATAACAACAGCAGTAGAAGgaaaaggagaaggaggaggagaaggaggagaaggTGGAACAGCattagcagtagtagtagtagtagtagtggtagcagcagcagcagcagcaggagCAGAAGCAGCGGTAACGCGCGACGTTGTGCTGTTTTGACAACTTTCCGCCGCGTCGGGGCGTCGCGCCGTTTCtctcgcggcggcggcggcaacAGCAGCAGAGACAACAACAACGG ATCAACTCGTTTTAAGAAGGTCGTTCGTGACGGCGGTTACAGTTGCGAC TGCTGACCCCTCAGCCTATACGACGACGACGGCGGTGGCGACGACGACGGTGGTGGC GCTGCGTTGTTATTATTTTGCCGCGGTGCTTTTGACCCTACAAACCGGGCGAGTTCATTGCAGCGCTTTCGCGGGGGTGTCAGCCAGTTTTATTACTCCGGCCTTCTCCGTCCGCAGCAGCAGCGCCGACGGCGCCAGAACCATACCACGACGTGGTATATGCAGCATGTCTACTAG